From one Acidimicrobiia bacterium genomic stretch:
- a CDS encoding cbb3-type cytochrome c oxidase subunit II — protein sequence MSKEVVDVLAERFGASAALIQRSAAARASAQGAATEAVLNAWAGGSPPPAASTPAVVEAPESMAITPEPVEVEATDQPESEEAVVRPEPEAVPAEAPPAPTPLAAAVLSAPVAMDEPAPMPGGTLSSLLLGAIALFAIMFFAAVIAPASAGNAQVLDAVDPIVLSAGAEHGRDVYLAQGCAFCHTQQVRPVVTDADLGIVTLSGSPLVPGLRRNGPDLTHIGSRPPTDDPVWLTGYLEDPEALRAGSKHASFGYLSAGDIEDLVDYLLESK from the coding sequence GTGAGTAAGGAAGTCGTCGACGTCCTCGCCGAGCGCTTCGGTGCTTCTGCCGCCCTGATTCAGCGCTCGGCGGCGGCGCGTGCCTCCGCCCAGGGAGCCGCTACCGAGGCTGTGCTGAACGCCTGGGCCGGCGGCAGTCCACCGCCGGCAGCCTCGACCCCGGCCGTCGTCGAAGCGCCCGAATCGATGGCGATCACTCCCGAACCCGTCGAGGTCGAGGCGACTGATCAGCCAGAGTCCGAAGAGGCCGTAGTGCGACCGGAACCGGAAGCCGTCCCGGCCGAAGCTCCACCGGCACCCACCCCGCTTGCGGCAGCCGTTCTCTCTGCGCCGGTCGCGATGGATGAGCCAGCGCCGATGCCGGGCGGGACACTCAGCTCGCTGCTCCTCGGCGCCATAGCCCTCTTCGCCATCATGTTCTTTGCCGCGGTCATCGCTCCCGCCTCGGCCGGCAATGCCCAGGTGCTCGATGCGGTGGATCCGATCGTTCTGTCGGCCGGCGCCGAACACGGCCGGGATGTCTATCTGGCTCAGGGTTGTGCGTTCTGCCACACCCAGCAGGTCCGGCCGGTGGTCACCGACGCCGACCTCGGGATCGTCACGCTGTCTGGGAGTCCGCTGGTCCCCGGTCTCCGGCGCAACGGACCAGATCTCACCCACATCGGATCCCGCCCGCCGACCGACGATCCTGTCTGGCTGACCGGTTATCTCGAGGATCCGGAGGCCCTCAGGGCCGGGAGCAAACATGCCTCGTTCGGATACCTGTCCGCCGGCGATATCGAGGACCTCGTCGACTATCTCCTGGAATCCAAGTGA
- a CDS encoding c-type cytochrome has translation MSNEHITTLAGQYGASEALIRRSAEARAAATGSSPEEILAAWTGGAPPPQPAATEPAESIQPSRAPSPEESRPDEAPPKLEEQPPTAAIAQQSAEEAPPITPTAAHVMAETVGRRSAFSPWMVAAFLVIPLFGLLYLVVNSNGVACGDGGRLEVAFDGSLVNCDGTPFEGRGGGGAEAASLLALGQEVYTAGAQCASCHGANGQGGTGPAMAGGAVIVTWPTCDDHIKWITLGSDGWSVAVGSTYGAEAKPVQGGMPGFEADLSDEELRAVTAFERIRFGGAPAEETLIACGLIVPAEAPSDAPTEPPAGETGSGG, from the coding sequence GTGAGCAACGAACACATCACCACTCTCGCCGGGCAATATGGAGCATCCGAAGCGCTCATCCGCAGGTCGGCGGAGGCTCGCGCCGCCGCGACCGGATCGTCACCCGAAGAGATCCTGGCTGCCTGGACCGGTGGAGCACCTCCGCCGCAGCCTGCTGCAACTGAGCCGGCGGAGAGTATTCAGCCGTCTCGAGCTCCGTCTCCCGAGGAATCCCGCCCGGACGAAGCTCCCCCGAAGTTGGAGGAGCAACCACCAACCGCAGCGATTGCACAGCAGTCCGCTGAAGAGGCGCCGCCCATCACGCCCACCGCTGCCCACGTCATGGCTGAGACGGTCGGGCGCCGCTCGGCCTTCTCCCCCTGGATGGTGGCCGCCTTCCTGGTGATCCCACTCTTCGGATTGCTCTACCTGGTCGTGAACTCCAACGGAGTCGCCTGCGGTGACGGCGGCCGCCTCGAGGTGGCGTTTGATGGTTCCCTCGTGAACTGTGATGGCACTCCCTTCGAGGGCCGCGGGGGCGGCGGCGCGGAAGCTGCATCCTTGCTCGCCCTCGGCCAGGAGGTGTACACCGCCGGAGCGCAGTGTGCATCGTGTCACGGCGCCAACGGCCAGGGCGGCACCGGCCCGGCCATGGCGGGCGGGGCAGTGATCGTCACCTGGCCGACTTGTGACGACCACATCAAGTGGATCACCCTCGGCTCGGACGGTTGGAGCGTTGCCGTCGGCAGCACGTACGGCGCCGAGGCAAAACCCGTCCAGGGTGGTATGCCGGGCTTCGAAGCCGACCTCAGCGATGAAGAACTCCGCGCCGTCACCGCCTTCGAACGAATCCGCTTCGGAGGAGCGCCGGCCGAGGAGACGCTCATCGCCTGCGGCTTGATCGTCCCCGCAGAGGCCCCCTCCGATGCTCCGACCGAGCCTCCGGCTGGGGAGACCGGCAGCGGGGGCTAG